A genomic segment from Syntrophotalea acetylenivorans encodes:
- a CDS encoding diguanylate cyclase, whose translation MPKAFVAHLGGGALTALLMLLGMISTMAFLNHWHIVWPSEQMLRFINALDRRKAPLIDSRIPVVWRPHFANIEKIFRDNQALAEENRQQIEMLDQRVKERTIELERLNLALREEIEERSKAEGALRLVNQKMQELSLVDGLTGIPNHRKFDEYLNFCWSQMLREQSPISIIMCDITYLKQFNDTYGHQAGDRCLQEIAQAIQASLQRPTDMVARYGGEEFFILLPGTDHAGAKRVATSIQQTLANLQIPHSGPLSDSCVRFSLGMATSIPTHGGSPESLMEAADQSLFRAKETGRNRVVALPVKR comes from the coding sequence TTGCCCAAGGCCTTCGTCGCCCATCTGGGTGGCGGAGCGCTGACTGCCTTGCTGATGTTGCTTGGCATGATCAGCACCATGGCCTTTCTTAATCACTGGCATATTGTCTGGCCATCGGAACAGATGCTCCGTTTTATTAACGCCCTTGATCGGCGCAAAGCCCCGCTAATTGATTCCCGCATCCCCGTTGTATGGCGGCCCCACTTCGCCAATATCGAAAAGATCTTTCGCGACAACCAGGCCCTGGCCGAAGAGAACCGACAGCAAATCGAAATGCTTGATCAGCGAGTCAAGGAACGAACTATCGAACTGGAGCGTCTGAACCTGGCTTTACGCGAAGAGATCGAAGAGCGTTCCAAAGCTGAAGGAGCTCTGCGACTGGTGAACCAGAAGATGCAGGAACTTTCTCTGGTCGATGGCTTAACCGGCATACCCAATCATCGAAAATTCGATGAATACCTGAATTTTTGTTGGAGCCAGATGTTGCGGGAGCAGTCGCCTATTTCGATCATCATGTGTGACATCACCTACTTAAAGCAGTTCAACGACACCTATGGTCATCAAGCCGGAGACCGTTGTCTGCAAGAAATTGCACAAGCCATTCAGGCATCGCTGCAACGGCCTACCGATATGGTCGCTCGCTACGGCGGCGAAGAGTTTTTCATTTTGCTGCCCGGTACCGACCACGCCGGCGCCAAACGGGTGGCAACCAGCATTCAACAGACTCTCGCCAACCTGCAAATCCCCCATTCCGGCCCCTTGTCCGACTCCTGCGTGCGCTTCAGCCTGGGCATGGCAACTTCGATACCGACCCATGGCGGCTCTCCCGAATCGTTGATGGAAGCTGCCGATCAATCCTTGTTTCGGGCCAAGGAAACCGGCCGCAACCGGGTTGTCGCTCTGCCCGTCAAACGCTGA
- the ribB gene encoding 3,4-dihydroxy-2-butanone-4-phosphate synthase, with product MSQSLLSQFGDSIQRVERALEALRAGRGVLVSDNEDRENEGDLIYAAESLTEAQMALLIRECSGIVCLCLPDEKVRQLELPMMVEDNSSAYETAFTVTIEAAEGVTTGVSAADRVTTVKAAIADDAKPADLCRPGHVFPLRARPGGVLEREGHTEATVDLMRLAGLKPCGVLCEVTNPDGTMARLPEIVDFAKRRYLPVMTVADLVNYRIAMERKAS from the coding sequence ATGAGTCAATCCTTGTTAAGTCAGTTCGGCGATTCAATCCAGCGGGTAGAGCGGGCCCTGGAGGCCCTGCGTGCCGGCCGTGGTGTGTTGGTTTCCGACAACGAAGACCGTGAAAATGAAGGCGACCTGATCTACGCTGCCGAGTCCTTGACCGAGGCGCAGATGGCCCTGTTGATTCGCGAATGCAGCGGTATCGTCTGTCTCTGTCTGCCCGATGAGAAGGTTCGCCAACTGGAACTGCCGATGATGGTCGAGGACAACTCCAGTGCTTACGAGACCGCCTTTACCGTCACCATCGAAGCGGCTGAGGGTGTGACCACCGGGGTATCCGCCGCCGATCGGGTAACCACCGTCAAGGCAGCCATCGCCGACGATGCCAAGCCGGCCGATCTTTGCCGGCCCGGCCATGTGTTTCCTCTTCGGGCTCGCCCCGGTGGGGTGCTGGAACGGGAAGGTCATACGGAAGCGACCGTGGATCTGATGCGCCTGGCGGGACTCAAGCCTTGTGGCGTGCTTTGCGAAGTGACCAATCCCGACGGGACCATGGCGCGTCTGCCGGAGATAGTCGATTTTGCCAAGCGGCGCTATTTGCCGGTAATGACCGTTGCTGATTTGGTGAACTATCGGATTGCGATGGAGCGTAAAGCCAGCTAG
- a CDS encoding LysE family translocator produces the protein MISVTQLMLFSVTSVVLIFTPGPDIIYVMTRGVAQGRKAALAAAAGFSLGNFVHIFFAVVGLSALLASSARAFQLVKYAGALYLIYLGIRMFRSKTELAGGGGLKPLQGRTIFWQSILANILNPKVAVFFLAFFPQFLDPQRGSLVLQMLLLGTLFVVLTMVCFGLVGFCSGWIGGWLREKPAVGGRLGQMAGSVLVLLGLRLAWPDAR, from the coding sequence TTGATATCGGTAACTCAGTTGATGCTGTTTTCGGTGACCTCGGTGGTGCTGATCTTCACTCCGGGGCCCGACATCATCTATGTCATGACTCGTGGCGTGGCCCAGGGGCGCAAGGCCGCCCTGGCTGCCGCCGCCGGTTTCAGCCTCGGCAATTTTGTGCATATCTTCTTCGCAGTGGTCGGCCTTTCGGCGTTGCTGGCGTCCTCGGCTCGGGCTTTTCAATTGGTCAAATATGCCGGTGCCCTGTATCTCATCTATCTCGGCATCCGCATGTTTCGCAGCAAAACCGAATTGGCCGGGGGAGGCGGGTTAAAGCCCTTGCAAGGTCGGACGATCTTTTGGCAGAGTATTCTGGCCAATATTCTCAACCCGAAGGTGGCGGTGTTTTTTCTCGCCTTCTTTCCCCAGTTTCTTGATCCGCAGCGCGGTTCCCTGGTCCTGCAGATGTTGTTGCTCGGCACACTGTTCGTGGTCTTGACCATGGTCTGTTTCGGTCTGGTCGGATTCTGCTCCGGCTGGATCGGGGGGTGGCTGCGGGAAAAACCTGCTGTCGGGGGGCGTCTGGGCCAGATGGCCGGCAGTGTGCTGGTGCTGCTTGGTTTACGTCTTGCCTGGCCGGATGCTCGTTAG
- a CDS encoding nitroreductase family protein, with translation MQVFETLIKSRISCRNFSSQELKQEEIKTLIDAATWVPSGSNNQPWHFVVITGQDKLRSYSDAAKTAWLATLEDNPHMHQYEEYIRDPDYNIFYNAPALVIVYGNRESYWHVYDCSMVAYNLHLLAEEKGLGCCWIGFAHNILAEPAVKRGLGVPEQYELVAPVILGHPAQARSSESNPNPRKNFYINWL, from the coding sequence ATGCAAGTCTTCGAAACCCTGATAAAAAGCCGCATCAGCTGCCGCAACTTTTCCAGTCAGGAGCTGAAACAGGAGGAAATCAAAACCCTTATCGATGCCGCAACCTGGGTTCCGAGCGGTTCCAACAATCAGCCCTGGCATTTTGTAGTGATCACAGGTCAGGACAAGCTGCGCTCCTATTCGGATGCGGCTAAAACGGCTTGGCTGGCGACATTGGAAGACAACCCCCACATGCACCAATACGAAGAGTATATTCGCGATCCGGATTACAATATTTTTTACAATGCCCCTGCACTGGTCATTGTCTACGGCAACCGGGAGTCTTATTGGCATGTGTACGACTGCAGTATGGTCGCCTATAACTTGCACCTGCTGGCCGAAGAAAAAGGCCTGGGCTGCTGCTGGATCGGTTTTGCCCACAACATTCTGGCAGAACCGGCGGTGAAAAGGGGGCTGGGAGTTCCAGAGCAATACGAGCTGGTCGCGCCGGTTATTCTCGGTCACCCCGCTCAAGCAAGAAGCAGCGAAAGCAATCCCAATCCCCGCAAGAATTTTTATATCAATTGGCTCTAG
- the cydB gene encoding cytochrome d ubiquinol oxidase subunit II, translated as MELQITWFVLWGVLWAVYFMLDGFVLGAGMLMNFVARNDAEKRVVINTFGPVWDGNEVWLITAGGATFAAFPTTYALMFSYLYSALLILLFSLIVRGVSFEFRGKMDGLGWKKGWDIAILVCSFLPALLFGVAFGNIFGGLAMDASGYHGSLIGLLNPYGLLTGLLFVGLFLQHGALYLSVKTTGELKERARRTAKMLWPVVLLIAVVFLAATAKATLLYDNYYAQPALWAVPLLTALELIVVRIMLGRGKLLKAFAASCATILLVVATALVGLFPNLIPSSLDTASSLTIFNSSSSPYTLGIMTVVAFVFVPIVIAYKIWTYRIFRAPVTVEEVTADDHAY; from the coding sequence ATGGAGCTGCAAATTACCTGGTTCGTGCTCTGGGGAGTATTGTGGGCGGTCTATTTCATGCTCGATGGTTTTGTCCTCGGCGCCGGCATGTTAATGAACTTTGTCGCCCGTAACGATGCGGAAAAGCGGGTGGTGATCAATACCTTCGGGCCGGTATGGGATGGCAACGAGGTGTGGCTGATTACTGCCGGCGGCGCCACTTTTGCCGCCTTTCCCACTACCTATGCCCTGATGTTCAGCTATCTCTACAGCGCCCTGCTGATTCTGCTCTTTTCGCTCATCGTGCGCGGTGTCTCCTTTGAGTTCCGTGGCAAGATGGACGGCCTCGGTTGGAAGAAGGGCTGGGACATTGCTATTTTAGTCTGCAGCTTTTTGCCGGCCCTGCTGTTTGGAGTCGCCTTTGGCAATATCTTCGGCGGCCTGGCCATGGATGCCTCCGGCTATCACGGCTCGTTGATCGGCCTGCTCAATCCTTACGGCCTGCTCACCGGTTTGCTCTTCGTCGGGCTATTTCTGCAGCACGGTGCCCTCTACCTGTCGGTCAAGACGACCGGGGAGCTCAAAGAGCGCGCCCGGCGCACCGCCAAAATGCTTTGGCCGGTGGTGCTGCTGATCGCCGTTGTCTTCCTGGCCGCGACTGCTAAGGCTACCCTCCTGTATGACAATTACTATGCTCAGCCAGCATTGTGGGCGGTGCCGCTGTTGACGGCCCTGGAATTGATCGTGGTGCGTATCATGCTCGGCCGCGGCAAGTTGCTTAAGGCTTTCGCCGCCTCCTGTGCCACTATTCTACTGGTGGTAGCGACCGCCCTGGTTGGGTTGTTCCCCAACCTGATTCCTTCCAGCCTTGATACGGCGTCGAGTCTGACCATCTTTAATTCGTCGTCGAGTCCTTATACCTTGGGAATCATGACTGTGGTGGCTTTTGTTTTCGTGCCCATTGTCATTGCTTATAAGATCTGGACGTATCGAATCTTCCGAGCGCCGGTCACTGTCGAAGAGGTGACCGCGGATGATCATGCCTATTGA
- a CDS encoding TRAP transporter small permease, giving the protein MMQKMLKRVDRSLGFVEDWSLFIAVAVALLVAMANVVLRKLTPISLYWSDEVVKKVIFFTTYIGCSAAVRKRALIRIDALPQMVKGLKKPLTAFSHLAVLIFAVFMVRYGWTMTVSAWNDPFARTATLEIPEWFFYAVLPLMGVMLILRTLLVLIEDWRGLPAE; this is encoded by the coding sequence GCAGAAAATGCTCAAACGTGTGGACCGGTCTCTCGGTTTTGTCGAGGACTGGTCCCTTTTTATCGCGGTAGCAGTGGCCTTGCTGGTCGCCATGGCCAATGTGGTGTTGCGCAAATTGACACCGATTAGCCTCTATTGGTCCGATGAAGTGGTGAAAAAGGTCATCTTTTTTACCACTTACATTGGTTGTAGTGCGGCGGTGCGCAAGCGGGCACTGATTCGAATCGACGCTTTGCCGCAGATGGTGAAGGGGCTGAAAAAGCCTTTAACGGCTTTCAGTCATCTGGCGGTGCTGATTTTTGCCGTCTTTATGGTGCGCTATGGTTGGACCATGACCGTATCGGCCTGGAACGATCCTTTCGCCCGTACCGCTACTCTGGAGATTCCCGAGTGGTTCTTTTATGCGGTGCTGCCCCTGATGGGGGTGATGCTTATTTTGCGCACCTTGCTGGTGTTAATTGAGGATTGGCGTGGCCTTCCGGCTGAATAG
- a CDS encoding TRAP transporter large permease, which produces MDISYLIVFALLVGALATTVPVFMALFFTGLVGLSLAGIDPQIVVEVLYRSMDKFALIVVLFFVLCGNIMTTGSIVEKLIKTANALVGFLPGGLAMAGVLACGFFGAISGSTVATVVAIGGFMIPALIEHEYDHSFSVGIMTTAPVLGVVIPPSISMILYSMISNDSLEALFLTGFVPGLLIMAAMSLYAWFFCRRRNTRTSKRVSLQELLAVLKESAWALLLPVLIFGGIYSGLFTANEAAVVACFYAFFVEIVIHKDMRVRDVKQVVVSSAVTSASLLVIVAGASVFGEYLTFQQIPNLVAKLVVAKIHSPWVFLLAVNILLLLIGMFMDIISATLILTPIFLPLLAQFGIDTLHFGLLMTLNLGIGYCTPPLGVSLYISGAVAHRDLIYVARSVLPFLVIQIAILLLLTYCPDLVLWLPRLFYGG; this is translated from the coding sequence ATGGATATCAGTTATTTAATTGTTTTTGCCTTGTTGGTCGGTGCTTTGGCAACCACCGTTCCGGTTTTCATGGCATTGTTTTTCACCGGTCTGGTCGGGCTGAGCCTGGCCGGCATCGATCCGCAGATCGTGGTCGAGGTGCTGTATCGCAGCATGGACAAGTTCGCCCTTATCGTGGTGCTCTTTTTCGTCCTCTGCGGCAATATCATGACCACCGGCAGCATCGTTGAAAAGCTGATAAAGACCGCCAATGCCCTGGTGGGTTTTCTGCCTGGCGGATTGGCCATGGCCGGGGTTCTGGCCTGCGGTTTTTTCGGAGCCATCTCCGGTTCCACGGTGGCCACGGTGGTGGCCATCGGCGGTTTCATGATCCCGGCCCTCATTGAGCATGAGTACGACCATTCCTTCAGCGTCGGCATCATGACCACCGCTCCGGTGTTGGGGGTAGTTATCCCGCCCTCCATCTCCATGATCCTCTATTCGATGATTTCCAACGATTCGCTGGAGGCACTGTTTTTGACCGGGTTCGTGCCCGGGTTGCTGATCATGGCCGCCATGTCCCTCTACGCCTGGTTCTTCTGTCGGCGCCGCAACACCCGCACCTCTAAGAGGGTGTCGTTGCAGGAATTGCTGGCAGTGCTGAAGGAGAGCGCCTGGGCGTTGCTGTTGCCGGTACTGATTTTCGGCGGCATCTATTCCGGGCTGTTTACCGCCAACGAAGCGGCGGTGGTGGCCTGTTTCTATGCCTTTTTCGTCGAAATCGTCATTCACAAAGATATGCGCGTGCGGGACGTCAAGCAGGTGGTGGTCTCCTCGGCAGTCACCTCGGCCAGCCTGTTGGTGATAGTGGCCGGAGCCTCTGTGTTCGGCGAGTATTTGACTTTTCAGCAGATTCCCAATCTGGTGGCCAAGCTGGTGGTGGCCAAGATTCACAGCCCCTGGGTCTTTTTGCTGGCGGTAAATATCCTGCTGTTGTTGATCGGCATGTTCATGGATATCATCTCTGCCACCCTGATTCTGACACCGATCTTTTTGCCGCTGCTGGCGCAGTTCGGCATCGATACCCTGCATTTTGGTCTGCTGATGACCTTGAATCTCGGCATTGGCTACTGCACGCCGCCCCTGGGTGTCAGCCTCTATATTTCCGGCGCCGTGGCTCACCGTGATCTGATTTACGTCGCCCGGTCGGTATTGCCTTTTCTGGTGATTCAGATCGCAATCCTGTTGTTGCTGACCTATTGTCCCGATCTGGTGTTGTGGCTGCCGCGGCTGTTTTATGGCGGTTAA
- a CDS encoding cytochrome ubiquinol oxidase subunit I, which translates to MDVVALSRLQFAVTSMFHFIFVPLTLGLVLLVAWMETRYVRTGDEMYKRMAKFWGKLFLINFALGIVTGITLEFQFGMNWAEYSRYVGDIFGAPLAIEATAAFFLESVFIGVWAFGWDKVSKKVHLLSIWIVAISSNLSALWILLANGWMQNPVGYVLRNGRAEMVDFGAMFTNPYGVWKFYHTVVSCYTVGAFFVMGISAWHLLRGSKPEFFRRSFRMGAYFGLVAIALSLLTGDYQAEVVARYQPAKLAAMEAHWETGTNAGIHLLAWPDAEQERNVVEAAYVPGVLSYLAYRDLDAEVVGLNDIPREDRPPILPVFLSFRAMVGLGGLMVLASVLAAFFVWRGTLDKQRLFLRLLIYFIPIPYLTIQLGWLVAEVGRQPWLVYGVMRTSEGVSTAINATQVVVSLIGFTLLYSALGFIDIYLLFKFSRKGPEESPAAQPILKEA; encoded by the coding sequence ATGGATGTGGTGGCGTTGAGCCGGTTACAGTTCGCCGTGACCAGTATGTTTCATTTTATTTTTGTGCCCCTGACTCTGGGGCTGGTACTGCTGGTGGCCTGGATGGAGACCCGCTATGTGCGCACCGGCGACGAGATGTACAAGCGTATGGCAAAGTTCTGGGGCAAGTTGTTCCTGATCAACTTCGCTCTTGGAATTGTTACCGGCATCACTCTGGAATTTCAGTTCGGCATGAACTGGGCCGAGTATTCCCGCTATGTCGGCGACATCTTCGGCGCGCCGCTGGCCATTGAGGCGACGGCGGCCTTTTTTCTCGAATCGGTCTTTATCGGTGTCTGGGCCTTTGGCTGGGACAAGGTCTCGAAAAAGGTTCACCTGCTGTCGATCTGGATAGTGGCGATCTCCAGCAATCTGTCGGCACTGTGGATTCTGCTGGCCAATGGCTGGATGCAGAATCCTGTCGGCTATGTGCTGCGCAACGGCCGTGCCGAGATGGTCGATTTTGGCGCCATGTTTACCAATCCCTACGGAGTATGGAAGTTTTACCATACGGTGGTTTCCTGCTATACCGTGGGGGCCTTTTTCGTTATGGGCATTTCTGCCTGGCACCTGTTGCGGGGCAGTAAACCGGAATTCTTCCGCCGCTCCTTTCGCATGGGCGCGTACTTTGGTTTGGTCGCTATCGCCCTGTCGCTGTTGACCGGCGATTATCAGGCCGAGGTGGTGGCCCGCTACCAGCCGGCCAAACTGGCGGCTATGGAAGCTCACTGGGAAACAGGCACCAACGCCGGCATTCATTTGCTTGCCTGGCCCGATGCCGAGCAGGAGCGCAACGTCGTCGAAGCTGCCTATGTGCCGGGAGTGCTTAGTTACTTGGCTTATCGAGATCTCGATGCCGAGGTTGTCGGGCTTAATGACATTCCCCGGGAGGATCGGCCACCCATTCTGCCAGTATTTCTCAGCTTTAGAGCCATGGTCGGGTTGGGTGGCCTGATGGTTCTGGCCTCGGTTCTGGCAGCGTTCTTTGTCTGGCGCGGCACCCTGGACAAGCAGCGGCTGTTTCTGCGTCTGTTGATTTACTTCATCCCTATACCCTATCTGACCATTCAGCTTGGCTGGCTGGTCGCCGAGGTCGGACGTCAGCCTTGGTTGGTCTATGGCGTGATGCGTACTTCGGAGGGCGTGTCCACCGCCATCAATGCCACCCAGGTGGTGGTTTCCCTGATCGGCTTCACCCTGCTGTACAGTGCCCTTGGGTTTATCGATATCTATCTTTTGTTCAAGTTTTCCCGCAAGGGTCCTGAAGAAAGCCCGGCGGCCCAACCGATACTGAAGGAGGCGTAA
- a CDS encoding pyrimidine/purine nucleoside phosphorylase, translating to MGEFKNVSVIKKANVYFDGMVTSRTVRFEDGTEKTLGMMLPGEYRFNADAQETMEILSGELEVQVAGDNEWKTFKGGEAFVVPAGSFFVAKVKEPTDYCCSYMR from the coding sequence GTGGGTGAATTCAAAAATGTTTCGGTAATCAAGAAAGCCAATGTCTATTTCGACGGAATGGTCACTAGTCGCACTGTCCGCTTTGAGGATGGCACGGAAAAGACCCTAGGCATGATGTTGCCCGGCGAATACCGTTTTAACGCCGATGCTCAGGAGACTATGGAAATTTTGAGCGGTGAACTTGAGGTGCAGGTGGCCGGCGACAACGAATGGAAGACCTTCAAGGGAGGCGAGGCTTTTGTGGTTCCGGCCGGCTCCTTTTTCGTCGCCAAGGTTAAAGAGCCCACCGATTATTGCTGCTCGTATATGCGCTAA
- a CDS encoding TIGR03905 family TSCPD domain-containing protein — protein sequence MKIDYQTHGTCASAITIELEGERVKNVYFSGGCHGNAQGVAALVAGQPVSEVIERLRGIECGAKGTSCPDQLATALAESHLQVAS from the coding sequence ATGAAGATTGACTATCAGACTCACGGTACCTGTGCCAGTGCCATCACGATAGAACTTGAAGGTGAACGGGTAAAAAATGTTTACTTTTCCGGTGGCTGTCACGGCAATGCTCAGGGTGTGGCCGCTCTGGTTGCAGGCCAGCCAGTGAGCGAGGTCATCGAACGCTTGCGTGGGATTGAATGTGGTGCCAAGGGCACCAGTTGCCCCGATCAGCTGGCCACGGCCCTGGCCGAATCTCATTTGCAAGTGGCTTCTTGA
- a CDS encoding bifunctional ADP-dependent NAD(P)H-hydrate dehydratase/NAD(P)H-hydrate epimerase, which yields MNVSTVNQMRAMDRAAIEQYGIAEELLMENAGQAACTVLQSMAPIAGRRVLIFCGLGNNGGDGLVLARKLHSLSAKVQVYLLGDPNRFTGAARLNLDIVRRLPLNMSQLNACDTLADELTDCDTVVDALFGTGLSREISGLQEQVIELINNSGKPVLSLDIPSGVDGDTGQILGTAVQATATVTFGLPKIGNLLYPGFALCGTLHVSHISFPLALTEDKQLQVAINHPPPLPPRDVTGHKGSFGQALFIAGAASYLGAPRFAALSFLKAGGGYSRLATPETIVPYLSMQAGEVVFVPQLTTHSGSIALSNRAALLELAASQDFAVIGPGLSLDPQSQQLVCELVATLDIPLLIDADGISALCAKPEILQQRTAPTVLTPHLGEMARLTGYSITEIEQDKIGILRQAAAKLQAVIVLKGPHTLIGTPDGQIFINLSGNSGMGSAGTGDTLTGTIAAAFCLGLPFVDAVCKGVLLHGLAGDLAAEALGEDGMTAGDILDYLPTALQMERNGLPASLALRYSGPLPV from the coding sequence ATGAATGTCAGTACCGTCAACCAGATGCGGGCTATGGACCGCGCCGCCATTGAGCAATATGGCATTGCGGAAGAATTGTTGATGGAAAACGCCGGTCAGGCGGCCTGCACCGTTCTTCAGAGCATGGCCCCCATCGCCGGACGACGCGTATTGATTTTTTGCGGTCTCGGCAACAATGGTGGCGACGGACTGGTATTGGCCCGCAAGCTTCACTCTCTGTCCGCCAAGGTTCAGGTCTATCTGCTGGGGGATCCAAACCGATTCACCGGCGCGGCGCGACTCAACCTTGACATCGTCCGCCGTCTGCCCCTGAATATGAGCCAGCTCAACGCCTGCGACACTCTGGCTGATGAATTAACCGACTGCGATACGGTTGTCGACGCCCTTTTCGGCACCGGCCTGAGCCGCGAAATCAGCGGTTTGCAGGAACAGGTCATCGAGCTGATCAACAACAGCGGAAAACCGGTATTGAGCCTCGACATCCCTTCCGGTGTGGATGGAGACACAGGCCAGATATTGGGAACAGCTGTTCAGGCCACAGCCACCGTAACTTTCGGCCTGCCTAAAATCGGCAACCTGCTCTATCCCGGCTTTGCCCTTTGCGGCACCTTGCATGTCAGCCACATTTCCTTTCCTCTGGCCCTGACCGAGGACAAACAACTGCAGGTAGCGATCAACCATCCGCCCCCCCTGCCACCCCGGGATGTTACCGGCCACAAAGGCAGCTTTGGCCAGGCCCTGTTCATCGCCGGTGCCGCCAGCTACTTGGGTGCGCCGCGCTTCGCCGCCCTGTCCTTTCTCAAGGCCGGGGGCGGCTACAGCCGACTGGCGACACCAGAGACTATCGTCCCCTATTTGTCCATGCAGGCAGGCGAGGTGGTCTTTGTGCCTCAATTGACGACCCATTCCGGAAGTATCGCCCTGAGCAACCGCGCTGCCCTGCTTGAACTTGCCGCCAGCCAGGATTTCGCGGTGATCGGTCCCGGCCTCTCCCTGGACCCTCAAAGCCAACAATTGGTTTGCGAATTAGTAGCTACCCTCGATATTCCACTATTGATCGACGCTGACGGCATAAGCGCCCTCTGCGCCAAACCGGAAATTCTGCAACAGAGAACCGCACCGACGGTACTCACCCCCCATCTCGGTGAAATGGCCCGGCTGACCGGTTACAGCATTACCGAAATCGAACAGGATAAAATCGGCATATTGCGACAGGCGGCAGCCAAACTGCAGGCGGTCATCGTCCTCAAAGGCCCTCATACCCTTATCGGAACCCCAGACGGCCAGATCTTCATCAACCTGTCCGGCAATAGCGGCATGGGCTCTGCCGGCACCGGTGACACCTTAACGGGGACCATTGCCGCCGCGTTCTGTCTCGGCCTTCCCTTTGTTGACGCCGTTTGTAAAGGGGTATTGCTGCACGGCCTGGCTGGCGATCTGGCCGCCGAGGCTCTTGGTGAGGACGGCATGACCGCCGGGGATATTCTCGATTACCTTCCGACGGCTTTGCAGATGGAACGCAACGGTCTTCCGGCCTCCCTGGCCCTTCGATATAGCGGCCCCCTGCCAGTCTGA
- a CDS encoding GIY-YIG nuclease family protein: MQRWFLYLLRNERNALYTGITTDLSRRISEHRGRSSRGGKFTRSCKSLELVYDCEVGCRSLALRAELRIKRLPKSRKELLVAKSPGRSDLLEILGLAAVSVEE, encoded by the coding sequence ATGCAGCGCTGGTTTCTTTATTTATTGCGCAACGAACGTAACGCCCTGTATACAGGGATTACTACGGATCTCTCACGCCGGATCAGCGAACATCGTGGCCGTTCCAGTCGCGGCGGCAAGTTTACCCGCAGTTGTAAATCCCTGGAGTTGGTCTATGATTGCGAAGTGGGGTGCCGTAGCCTGGCATTGAGGGCCGAGTTGCGGATCAAAAGATTGCCCAAGTCCCGCAAGGAACTTCTGGTTGCCAAGAGTCCTGGTCGTAGCGATCTGTTGGAAATTCTGGGATTGGCCGCGGTGAGTGTGGAAGAGTGA